In one Umezawaea sp. Da 62-37 genomic region, the following are encoded:
- a CDS encoding SRPBCC family protein, translating into MRSLELKLRSFAVDADVAFKRISAFERYPEFVEEVRSVVVHGNDDGEPLVSDWEIFFRSGPLRWSEVDYFQPNLRRIVFEQTTGDFEVFRGSWQVHSVAGGCEVTFETTFDFGIPSLSGVLEPIAAKVLKEGIALIVHQLLGEATVVGDPAIAAVVAARLESRRELGKALSA; encoded by the coding sequence ATGCGTAGCCTGGAACTGAAGCTGAGGTCCTTCGCCGTCGACGCCGACGTGGCGTTCAAGCGGATCTCCGCGTTCGAGCGGTACCCGGAATTCGTGGAGGAAGTCCGTTCGGTCGTCGTGCACGGCAACGACGACGGCGAACCGCTCGTGAGCGACTGGGAGATCTTCTTCCGCAGCGGTCCGCTGCGCTGGTCGGAGGTGGATTACTTCCAGCCCAACCTCCGCCGCATCGTCTTCGAGCAGACCACCGGCGATTTCGAGGTCTTCCGGGGGTCCTGGCAGGTGCACTCCGTCGCGGGCGGCTGCGAGGTGACCTTCGAGACGACCTTCGACTTCGGGATCCCCAGCCTGTCCGGGGTGCTGGAGCCGATCGCGGCCAAGGTGCTCAAGGAAGGCATCGCCCTCATCGTGCACCAGTTGCTCGGCGAGGCCACCGTCGTCGGGGACCCGGCGATCGCGGCGGTCGTGGCCGCCCGCCTCGAAAGCAGGCGCGAGCTCGGCAAAGCACTGTCCGCGTAA
- a CDS encoding aminotransferase class III-fold pyridoxal phosphate-dependent enzyme yields MNDDAVIDRLRVSELYRRTMSSGRARLADVLGGHLEVESSGAWITTSEGEKFLNAGGYGVFITGARHPAVVREVDRQLHTHPIGTRMFLDPAAARAGELLTSVTPPGLDKVHFSCSGAEAVEAAIKLARLNGRRHLVSMFGGYHGKTMGALSLTAKNVFQDPFRPLLPDVSHVPYGDVVALTAVLELHPGEACVIVEPVQGEAGVIIPPPGYLSAVRAVCSEYGALLVVDEVQTGLGRLGAWWGVEAEGVRPDILLSGKALGGGVIPVAATIATQEVFSVLDRDPILHTSTFSAAPIAMAAVCGAIRAIRDDGLVDRAAELGARLVPEFERIKAVHLPHHQCEVRGVGLLIGVEFADPSIAADLFLALVGNNVVANLSLNSDHVVRFTPPAVMTESDVEFLVDRFERAVKLVAERNPEYEVLANA; encoded by the coding sequence ATGAATGACGATGCCGTGATCGACCGCCTGCGGGTGTCGGAACTGTACCGGCGCACCATGAGTTCGGGCCGCGCGCGTCTGGCCGACGTGCTCGGCGGACATCTGGAAGTGGAGTCGTCCGGCGCGTGGATCACCACCAGCGAGGGCGAGAAGTTCCTCAACGCCGGGGGGTACGGGGTCTTCATCACCGGCGCCCGCCATCCCGCTGTCGTGCGCGAGGTGGACCGGCAGCTCCACACGCACCCGATCGGCACGAGGATGTTCCTCGACCCGGCCGCCGCGCGGGCAGGCGAACTCCTGACGTCGGTGACTCCTCCAGGCCTGGACAAGGTGCACTTCTCCTGCTCCGGGGCGGAAGCGGTCGAAGCGGCGATCAAGCTCGCCCGTCTCAACGGACGACGTCACCTCGTGTCGATGTTCGGCGGCTACCACGGCAAGACCATGGGCGCGCTGTCGTTGACCGCGAAGAACGTTTTCCAGGACCCGTTCAGGCCGCTGCTGCCGGATGTCTCCCACGTTCCGTACGGGGATGTCGTCGCGCTCACCGCGGTGCTCGAACTGCATCCGGGCGAGGCCTGCGTGATCGTCGAGCCGGTCCAGGGCGAGGCCGGGGTGATCATCCCCCCGCCCGGCTACCTCAGCGCCGTGCGGGCGGTGTGCTCGGAGTACGGCGCCCTGCTCGTCGTCGACGAGGTGCAGACGGGTCTCGGCAGGCTCGGCGCGTGGTGGGGAGTCGAAGCCGAAGGCGTCCGCCCCGACATCCTGCTCTCCGGCAAGGCCCTCGGCGGTGGTGTCATCCCGGTGGCCGCGACCATCGCCACCCAGGAGGTCTTCTCGGTGCTCGACCGCGACCCGATCCTGCACACCTCGACCTTCTCGGCGGCGCCGATCGCCATGGCGGCCGTGTGCGGTGCGATCAGGGCCATCCGGGACGACGGCCTGGTCGACCGGGCCGCCGAGCTCGGTGCCCGGCTGGTACCCGAGTTCGAGCGGATCAAGGCCGTGCACCTCCCGCACCACCAGTGCGAGGTGCGCGGGGTGGGCCTGCTCATCGGGGTCGAGTTCGCCGATCCCTCGATCGCGGCGGACCTGTTCCTCGCGCTCGTCGGCAACAACGTCGTCGCGAACCTGTCGCTCAACTCCGACCACGTCGTCCGGTTCACGCCGCCCGCGGTGATGACGGAGTCCGATGTGGAGTTTCTTGTGGATCGATTCGAGCGGGCGGTCAAGTTGGTCGCCGAACGGAACCCGGAGTACGAGGTGCTTGCGAATGCGTAG